Below is a genomic region from Salinirussus salinus.
CACGCCACATCCCTCGGTGTAGAACTCGACGAGCGCGACCGGGTTGGCCCCGACGAATTCGTCGAGCTCCGCCTCGTCGTCCAGGTCGACCGGTCGCTCGGTCTCGGCTTCGGCCTCCGGTTCCGCCGGCCGCTCGGGCTCGCTGTCTGCGGTGTCCATGCCCCCGTTACGTCGTCGAGGGCCCTAAGCCATCCGGCGTCCGCTCGGCCACCGGGCCGGTCAGGCCCAGGCCTCGCCGCTCGCCAGGTCGACCTCGCCGTCCAGCTTCGAGGACGGACAGATGTCCTCGAGCACACAGTCCTCGCAGTCGGGGTTGCGCGCCGTGCAGACCGCCCGGCCGTGGCTGATACAGAGGTGGGTAAACTCCTGCCACTCCGCCTCCGGGAGCAGGTCCATCAGCTCCTGTTCGATGGCCCCGGGGCGCTCCTCCTCGGTGACCCCGAGCCGTCGAGTCAGCCGCTGGACGTGCGTGTCCACGACCACGCCCTCGACGACGTCGTGGCCGTGCTGGAGGACGACGTTCGCGGTCTTTCGGCCCACGCCCTTGAGGTCGGTCAGCTCGGCCATCGTGTCGGGCACCTCCCCGTCGTGCTCCTCGAGGATCTGCCGGCAGGCCGACCGGATGTACTCGGCCTTGTTGTTGTAGTAGGTGACGGAGTTCAGGTCCTCGGCGAGTTCCTCCTGGTCGGCCGCGGCGTAGTCCTCCACGCTCGGGTACTTCTCGAAGAGGTCGTCGGTCACGCTGTTGACTCGCTCGTCGGTGCACTGCGCGGAGAGGATGACCGCGACCAGAAGCTCCAGCCGGGTCGAAAACTCCAGCGAGATGGTGGTGTCGGGGTACTCCTCGTGGAGGCGCTCGGTCACCGCCGCCGCCTGTGCGGCCGGGTCGTCGTGTGGCGTGCCCATACTCCGGCGTCGGCCGCGACCGGCTTCAGTCCCGCGGGTCCGGGCCGGCGTCGAACGGGCCCGCCAGCTGTCCCCCGGTGAGTTCGACGAGGACGGTCGCGAAGGTCGACCCCTCGCTCCAGAAGGCCATCTCCTCGATCCCGTTTCCACCCGCGGCCGTCGAGAAGACGCTCAACAGGATCGTGTCGTCGTCGACGAGCAGAACCCGTCCGACCGGCAGGTCCGGGTCCTGGTCCTCGGGGACGGCGTGGGTCACGACCGGCTGCTCGACCGCCCCGCGGACGGCCCCGTCGGCGCTCGCGACGACTGCAGTCAGCCCGCGCTCGGCGGCCTCCCGCAGTGCGTCCACGACGGGCGCGTCGAGCATCCCGGGGTCGTCGACGCCGTAGACGACCCGCTCGTCGGCCTCGCCGACGAGTTCGGCCGCCCGCGAGACGACTGCCTCGGTGCCGTGAACCAGCCAGATGTCCTCGCTGTGCTCCCCGTCGCCCGCCGACCCCTTGACGCCCTCCAGGTAGTCGAAGGCCTCCGCGCCGGTCTCGGCGAGCTGGTCGAGCAGCCGCGTCCGCGCCACGTCGGGTTCGGCCGGGCGGTACACCGTGGGCGTGGACTGGCGGGTCTCGACCAGCCCCCGCTCCTCCAGCCCCTCGGCCGCGCCGTACACCTGGGAGCGTGGCACCTCCGAGATGTCGGCGACGTCGCTCGCGGTCCCGCTGCCCAGCCGCTGGAGGGCGACGAACACCCGCGCCTCGTAGGTCGTCAGTCCGAGCCGCGTCAGCCCCTCGATAGCGTCCTCGTCGTCCATCGCGTTCTCAGTTCTGGAGCCCGAAACGGCTACAGCCTTTCGGTGTGAAGGGGTGCCGTGTTCCGCCGACTCCTCCGGGGTTCGGTCTCCGAGCCTACCCTCTCGCGGCTCGGGACTGCCGTCGCCGAGCGCAACGGCGAGCCCCTGGAGTCGGTCCGCCCCCTGGAGGCCGACAACTGGCTGTCGACGCCCTGCGTGGTCAACGACCGGTACTTCCTGAAGGTGATCACCGGGCAGAACTCCCTGGTCCACGCGCTGTTGACCGTCGGCCGGAACCTCGGCGCGTTCTCCAGCGGCCGGGCGGGGTTTTTCGACCACGTCGCCACGCCCCTCGAGATGGCCGAGCGCGAACTCGCGGCCACGCGGGAGATGCGCGCGCTCGGCGTGAACGCCCCCGAACCGCTCGAGGCCTTCGAGTTCGAGGGCCACGGCGTGCTCGTCCTCGAGTACCTGCCGGCCTTCCGCACGCTCGACTCGCTCTCGGAGCCGGAGGCGGCCGCCTTCGTCCCCGACCTGTTCGCCGCGCTCGCGGCCCTGCACGACAACGGCCTCGCACACGGCGACCTCCGGGCGGAGAACGTCCTGGTCGCCGCCGGTGACCTGTACTTCATCGACGCGACGACCGTCAGCGCCGACGCGGTCGCGGACGCGCGGGCCTACGACCTCGCCTGCGCGCTCGCGGCTCTGGAGCCGCTGGTGGGTGCTCGCGCGGCCGTCGGGGCGGCCGCCGACGCCTACGACGCCGACGCGCTGCGCGCGGCCGTTCGGTTTCTCCCCTTCGTCGCCGTCCGCCCGGACCACGACTTCGACGCCATCGCACTCCGCGGGGAACTCGACAAGGAGCTGGGGTGACTCCCGGACGGCCCGCCCTGTCGGCTCAACCCTCCAGCAGTTCCCTCGTCCGGCGGTGGCGGTACCGGAACATCGGCTCGAGGCCGACCCGCGCCAGCGGGCCGACCGCATCGCCCAGCGCGCCGAAGGGCAGGGCGTACTCCACGCGGTCCCGGACCACCGTCGCGCCGTCGTCGGCGTAGAACATGTGGGTGTGGGTCCACTCCCGGAAGGGCCCGTCGCTCATTACGTCCCGGAAGTACGCCGACCCGCCCTCGTGCTCGCGGGCGACGATGTCGGAGACCCAGGCCTGGCGGGGCCCGACCCCGAAGGGTCGGACCGACGACTCCACCACCGACCCCGCCTCCAGCACGTCGGGGTCGGGATCGCCGTCGGGCCCGCGGACCGCGTCGATCCGGATGTTCATCCACCCCGGCGTGAGCGCGACCAGCCCCTCTTCGGTCGAGTGGAAATCCCAGACCTCTGCGAAGGGAGCCTCCACCCGCACCGACCGCTCGTACGTTGGCATACCCGGGCTTGGGGCGAGAGCGGCAAAAGGGAGGCGGTCCGGCGGTCGGTGTGGCAGTCACGGGTTACGCACCCGACGGTGCAAACGGTACTCAGGGCCAGACGCCGGACTGCTCGGCGGCCCGGCGCACCCGCTGGAGGGCGACGACGTACATCGCCTCGCGGAAGGTGCCGAGTTCGCGCTCCTCGAAGGTGTCGACCAGTTCGTCGAAGGCCTCGGTGACGACCCGTTCGAGTTCGTCGTTGACCCGCTGTTCGGTCCACTGGAACCGCTGGCGATTTTGAACCCACTCGAAATAGGAGACCGTCACCCCGCCGGCGTTGGCGAGGATGTCCGGCACGACGAGCACGTCCCGCTCTTCGAGGATGTCGTCGGCGTCGGGGGTCAGCGGACCGTTGGCGGCCTCGACGATGATGTCGGCGGAGACGTCGGCGGCGATGTCGGCGTCGATGGCGTTCTCGAGCGCGGCGGGCACGAGCAGGTCCACGTCGGCGGTGAGCAGGTCCCGGTTCGTCCAGGCCCCGGCGCCCTCGAAGCCGGCCACGCTGCCGGTGTCGCGCTTGTGGTCTTTGACGGCGACGGGGTCGAGCCCGTCGGGGTCGTGGATGGCGCCGCTGGAGTCGCTGACGGCGACGACGGTCGCGCCCATGTCTTCGAGCAGGTCCGCCGCGACCCAGCCGGCGTTGCCGTAGCCCTGGACGGCGACGGTCGCGTCGGCGACGTCCCCGCCGCGGTAGTCGAACGCCTCGCGGGAGACGATGGCGACCGACCGCCCCGTCGCCTCCACCCGGCCCTCGCTGCCGCCGCTCTCGACGGCCTTGCCCGTGACGACGCCCGGTTCGGTCGTGTTCTCGAGGCTCTCGTAGGTGTCCTTGACCCAGTTCATCTCCCGCTGGCCGGTGTTGACGTCCGGTGCGGGGATGTCGCGGTCCTCGCCGATCAGCGGCCGGAGTTCCTCCGTGTACGCGCGGGTGACCCGCTCGAGTTCGTCCGCCGAGTACCCGGACGGGTCCAGCGCGATACCGCCTTTGCCGCCGCCGAAGGGGATGTCCACCGCGGCGCACTTGTAGACCATCCACCCCGACAGCGCCTTCACCTCGTCGCGGTTCACGCCGGGGTGGTACCTGATCCCTCCCTTGTAGGGGCCGCGGTCGCCGTTGAACTGCGAGCGGTACGCCCGGAACGTCTCGATGGCGCCGTCGTCCATCTCGACCGACAGCGTCGTCTCCAGCACCCGCTCGGGGTTCTTGAGCCGTTCGAGCACACCCGGGTCGATGTCGAGGTGTACCGCGGCGTCGTCGATCTGCTCCTGCATACTCTCGAACGGGTTGACCTCCTCGCTCATGGCTCACTCTACCCGAGTAGGTGGGAAATAAATGACGCACACGCGCGTAACCGCTGGCTACCCCCGCGGGGACGGGTACTTCCCGCACGGCCGCCGGTCCGGACCGTCTCAGGAGAGGGCTGCCTCCAGCCGCCCGACCAGCCCCTCGCTGCCGACGAACACCGGCGAGCGCTCGTGGAGTTCAGCGGGCGTCTTCGCGAGCAGCGACTCCCCGCCGTCGGAGGAGGCCCCACCCGCGGCCTCAAGGACGGCAGCCATCGGGTGCCCCTCGAACTGCAGCCGGAGTTTCCCCTCGGGGGCGTCGGTGAGCATCGGGTAGCCGAACAGGCCGCCGTAGGTCAGCACCTGGTTCACGTCGGCGACCATCGCGCCGCCGTAGCGGAGTTTCAGGCGGTCGGCCTCGACCGCCTCGACGAACGCCGCGAAGTCCGCCGGCCAGTCCGGCGCCCGGCCGCCGAAGCCGTAGACCGTCGGCTCCGCCGGGAGGGTCACGTCCTCGGTGAGCACCTCCCTGTCGCCGTCCTCCAGGAGGTACTCCGTCACGGTCTCCCCCCCGGTCCAGACCATCGTCGTGATGGGGCCGTAGAGGACGTAGCCCGCGGCCAGAAGCGCGTCCCCGCCCGCGGGAAGGGAGTCGTCGTAGACGCCGACGATGGTCCCCATGCCGTTGTTCGAGCGGAGGTTCGAGGAGCCATCAAGCGGGTCACAGGCGACGTAGACCCCCCCGCTCCCGCCGCCATCCCCGTCGGCGGTCACCACGCCCTCCCGTTCCTCGCTGGCGTAGCCGGCGACGCCCTCGACACCGAGCAGCCGCTCCTCCAGCAGCCGGTCGGCGTAGACGTCGGCGGCGAGCTGGCGGTCGCCGCTGGGGTTCTCGGCCGCCTCGTAGGAGCGCCGTTCCGCCAGCGCCCCACGAACGTCGGCAGCCGTGTCGGCGACGACATCGACGACGGCCTCGACGGTGTCGTCGGTTCCGGCGGCGTCGGCGGTGCGGTCGTCCCCGTCGCCGTTGCCGCCCATCTCACTCCCCGGCGGCCGCCAGGGCGGTGTCGACCGAACTCTCCTCGTAGATGACCTTCTCCAGCGCGTCGAGGATGCGGGTTGGGTTCTCCCGCTGGAAGACGTTCCGGCCGACCGCCAGCCCCGCGCCGCCGGCGTCAATGACCGCCTTCACGCTCTCCAAGAAGTCCCGGTCCGACGTTTTGGAGCCGCCGGACATCACCACTTTGGTCCGGCCGGCCATCCGGACCGCCTGCTCCATGGCCTCTCTGCTGCCGGGATATTTGACCTTCGCGACGTCGGCGCCGAGTTCGTGGGCCTGGCGGGCGGCGTAGGCGATGGTGTCGGGTTTCTTGTCGTTTTTCAGCCCCTGGCCGCGGGGGTACGACCACATCACGACCGGGAGGTCGTACTCGCGGGCCGTCTCCTGGGCCTCGCGGAACTCCTCGGCCATCTCGATCTCGTTGTTCGAGCCGCCATACAGGGTGAAACCGACCGCGTCCGCGCCGAGCTCTTCGGCGGCGTACTCCACCGAGCAGTTGACCGCCGAGTCCGGCTCGCCCATCCAGAGGTTCGAGGTGCCATTTAATTTCGCCAGCAGGTCCACGTCGTCCTCGTAGGAGGGGTAGTAGGCCTCGGCGACCCCTTTCTGGACCGCCAGCGTGGTGACGGCGTCGTGGGTCGCCACCTCGAAGACCCGCTCGGGGTTCGCGCTCTCGGGGACCTCCTCGAAGTCGACGGGGCCGTGTTCCAGCCCGTGGTCGTAGGCGAGGATGAGCACCTTTCCGTCTCTAGCCAGTGGCGTGTCGTCGAACGGTCGCATGGGCTGAGATGTGGCGACTGCGAGTAAAGTTCTTTTGGGGTGCAGTCGGCTCCGGGACGCCTCGGAGCGCGCGGCCCCGCTCGCTCAGCTGGTGTCACCGTCGATGTGGACGACGAAGACCGGCACGCGGGCGTTCTCGACGACCCGCTGCGCGACGCTGCCGAGGCGGACGTACCGCTCGTGGTCGCTTCGGCCGTGGGTCCCGATGACGATGACGTCGACGTCTTCGGCGTAGTCGAGGACCCGCTCGGCGGGTGCCCCCTCCCGGACTGCCGTCCGGACCGGAACGTCGCCCTCCTCGGCACGCATCGCTACCTCGTCGACCGCCCGCTCGGCCCGCCGGTGCATCGTCTCCATGGCCTCGTCCCGGCGCTCCTCCGGGAGGCTCCGGGCCTTCCGTTCGTCGACGACCGCGAGCGCGTGCAGCGTCGCGTCGTGGTTCCCCGCGAGTTCGACCGCGTGCCGCAGGGTCTCCGCCGTCCCCTCGCTGCCGTCTGTCGGAACGAGTACGTCGTCGTACATACGAACAGGTCCCCACCACGGGCACAAGAACGGCGCGGGGATTCCTACACCGTGGGACCGCCCCGGTAAGACGAGCCGGCTCGCGCCGCTCGGCGGAGTGGCTACCGGGACGAGTCCGACCCGGTCCGGGCCCCGTCCGTCGCTGCGTCGCCCAGCTGTTCGCCGAGCCAGTCGTAGTGCTCGCGCAGCCGTCGCTCGCCCGCGTCCGTGAGCGCGTACACGTCGTGGATCCCCTCGGCCCGGGTCTCGACGAACCCTTGCTCCTCCAGTGTCTCCAGCGCACCGTAGAAGGAACGGGGCTCGATGCGCTCGTCGTAGTGCGATTCCAGCCTGGACTTCAGCGCCTGGGCCTGCAGGGCCTCGCCGGCCAGCAGCGCACACATGTCCCGGCGTCGCCCGCTCTGGAGGAATTTCATGTCCCACCCACGCCCGGCTCCGACTCGGGGCTTTCGGCTCCGGACCGGTACGTTTGCCTGCCTCCAGCCCGACACCCGGATATGAGCGACGGGACGGCCGACGAGGCTGAGGGCGCCGGCGGGACCGACAGCGGGCCCGGGGAGACTGCCGAGGCGAACGGTATCGTGGCCCGGTACCGCGAGACCGGAACGGAGCGACTGCTCACCTTCGAGCGCGACGGCCGGACTGCGGCGGTCGCTCAAAACGTCGAGGGCTACGCCATGCTGAAAGTCCGGACGGGCGCCGACGGCGACGAACTCGAGCGCTACTACGGGTTCGACATGGCCCTCGACCACGCCGCCGAGCTGCTTGGGGTCTCCCGACACGACCTGCCGGTTCCCGACGCGGCCGAAGACATGGGGATGTGACACTGCTTTGTACGCCCGAGCGGGACCCCGCTCGGGCGTAAATAATAAAAACCGCCCGCCGCCCGACCCCCGCGGTCTCGTTGCGAGTGACCGCTTGGCTCGCCCCGGGACCATCGGCACTCCCGCCATCAGACGGAGCCTTGCGCTCCGGTGTCGACGAAGCCTGGCGCTTCCGGTATCCAGTGAAGTCTGACGCTCCTGTTGTTCGCATATCGGTACCACGGTTGAATTCGATTTATTACGGACGCCGCCGGAGCAGGGGCCATGTCCGACCCCTTCGACCGGGCGGTTCGGGACCACCACCGCGGCGAGCGCGAGGCGCCGCTGCTCCAGCGCGACGGCGACCGCGTTCTGGAACACCCCATCGAGGAGTTCTACTTCACAGCACCCGCCGGCGAGGGGCTAGAGTGGCTGGAGGCACACCTCGACGGCCCGCTACTCGACCTCGGAGCGGGCGCCGGGCGACACGCCCTGGTCTTCCAGGAGCGCGCCGAGACGGTCGCCGTCGAGGTGAGCGACCACCTCGTCGCGACCATGCGGGACCGCGGGGTCGAGGACGCGCGCCGCGGCGACATGTTCGACCTCCGGAGCACCTTCGAGCGGGACCGATTCCGGTCCGTGCTCGCCATCGGAACCCAGACCGGGCTGGCAGGCTCGATGCGGGGGCTGCGCGAGCTGCTGGGCGACCTGGCGTTCGTCACGACACCCGACGGGACGGCCGTGCTCGACTGTTACGACCCGACAGTCGAGGCCACCGCCGACCTGCTCGGCTACCGGGCCGACCCGACACCCGGACTCGCCCACCGGGTGATGTACTTCGAGTACGAGGGAGAGACCGGCGACGTCCTCAACTTCCGGCTGTTCAGTCCCGACAGGCTGCGGGAAGCGGCTGCCGGAACCGGCTGGACGGTCACAGCGGTCCGGCGGTCGGACGACGAGAACGGCCGGTACTACCGGGCCGCGCTGGAGAAGTGGTGACCGGGGTCCCGTGGACAGGTCGGCCCGAATCGCTCAGTGACCGTCGACGTCTTCCTTCCAGACCAGCCCCTCGATGGTCGCGGTCAGCACCGTCTTGTCGTCCCTGTTCTTGCAGACCACCTCCGAGGTGACGTCGTAGCGGTCCTCGCGTTCGACGACGGCCTCGGTCCGGGACTCGCAGGTGACCGGCTCGCCGGTGTAGACCGGACGGTGGAACTCGAAGTCCATCCGCCGGGCCAGCACCTCGTTGTCACCGCCGAGTTTCGTCGGCATCGTCGCCGTCAGGAGCCCCTGGACCATCACCCGGCCATTCTCGTCGGGTTCGGTGTGCCGGGGCTGGTCGTCGCCGGTCAGCTCCCCGAACTGCCGGACCTCATCGACGGTGAAGGTTCGCTCGTAGCTGCTTGTCTCGCCTTCGACGGGTCTGTCCATGCGCGAGTGGACGGCCGAACTGGACAAAAACTGCGCGGCTGCGGTGCTCGGGCGGTAGTGGACCAGAGACAAGTACCGGACGCGAGCGCAGCGAGCGTCCGGCTTTATGTTTTTTGCGCCGAGCGAGTTGCGGGCCGCAGGCCCGCAACTACGTGCCGTGACGGCGAAGCCGCCACGCGGTGGCCGAAGGCCATCCGAGGCGGAAAAAAGTAGCTACGCGAACGTGCGGGAGACGTCCTCGTCGGTCTCCTCGTTCTGGATCTTCTCGTAGGCGTCCTCGAAGTCCTGCATCCGGACTGTGGTGCGCTCGTCGCGGATGGCGAACATCCCTGCCTCGGTGCAGATGGCCTTGATGTCCGCGCCGGAGGCGTCGTCGGCCACGTCGGCCAGGCTGGCGTAGTCTAGGTCGTCGTCGATGTTCATGTCGCGGGTGTGGATCCGGAAGATCTGCTCGCGGCCGCGCTCGTCGGGTTTGGGCACTTCGATGAGGCGGTCGAAGCGGCCGGGGCGGAGGATCGCGCGGTCGAGCATGTCGAACCGGTTCGTGGCGGCGATGATGCGGATCTCCCCGCGCTCCTCGAAGCCGTCCATCTCCGAGAGGAGTTGCATCATGGTGCGCTGGACCTCGGCGTCGCCGGAGGTCTTGGACTCGGTGCGCTTGGCGGCGATGGCGTCGATCTCGTCGATGAAGATCACGGCGGGCTCGCGCTCGCGGGCCAGGTCGAACAGGTCCCGGACGAGCTTGGCACCCTCGCCGATGAACTTGTGGACGAGCTCGGAGCCGGCCATCTTGATGAAGGTGGCGTCGGTCTGGTTGGCGACGGCCTTGGCGAGCATCGTCTTCCCGGTGCCCGGCGGGCCGTGCAGGAGCACACCCGACGGCGGCTCGATCCCGACGTCCTCGAACATGCCGGGGTTTTTGAGGGGCATCTCGACGGTCTCGCGGACCTCCTCGACCTGCTCCTCGATGCCACCGATGTCCTGGTAGGTGACTTGCGGGGACTCGTTGACCTCCATCACCCGAGCCCGGACGTCGGTTTCGTCGTCCAGCGTCTTGACCACAGAGAGGGAGTTGTTGACTGCGACCCGCGAGTCCGGCTCGAGGTCGTCGCGCATCTCCTCGGTCACCTCGGTCAGCGCCTCCTGGTTGTTGCCGTGCTGCTTGATGATGACGCCGTCGTCGTTGACCTCCTGGACGGTCGCCACGAACAGCGGGGACTGCTTGAGCTTCTTGTTCTCGTGGGTCAGCCGCTCCAGCTTCTGCTGGTACTTGTTGTTCTCTGCGTTGGCGTCGAGCAGCTTGTCCCGCATCTCCTCGTTTTGGGACTCGAGCACCTCGAGGCGCTCCTCCAGGGACTCGATTTTCTCCTGCTTTGAGGCCCCTTCGTCGTAGGGCCACTCGACGTCGTCCACGGTGTCGGTCATTCGGCGCTAGTTACGCCCCGGCGCATTAAGAGGGTTCGGGTCACCTGCCTCCCCGCGGATTCTCTCCACCCGCAAATTTTCAGTGGTAATCAACAGAATCGAAGATATTATTCGTTTGCATTGGATAGGGGGGTCACGATGAGCACGTCCGACGCTCGACACGAGGCCGAAGAGGACCGGTGGGAGGCGGTGCGGGACCTCCCGCCGAGCGCGAAGCTGGTGGCGAAGGAACTGGAGTACGGGGGGCCGTCGACACAGCAGGCGCTCGCCGGGGAGACGCTCCTTCCCGCGCGAACGGTCCGGTACGCGCTGACCCGGCTGGAAGAGGTCGGCGCCGTCGATTCGCGGTTCTCCTTCACCGACGCCCGCAAACGAGTCTACGAACTGACCGTCTGAACCCGGGGCTGTCGGCTGACCGGTCGATTCGGGGCTGGACCCGGCCCCGGCCTCCAGTTTCACCTCGGTCCGGGAACCCATTTATCCGGGGGTGTCCTAGAGCTTCCAATGACGCGGGTGATACACACCGGGGACACCCATCTCGGCTACCAGCAGTACCACCTCCCCCAGCGGCGGGAGGACTTTCTCGACGCCTTCCGGCGGGTGGCTGCCGACGCCGTCGAGGAGGAGGTCGATGCGGTCGTCCACGCCGGCGACCTCTTCCACGACCGGCGCCCGACCCTGCCCGACATCATGGGCGCGCTGTCGGTGCTCCGGGAACTGGACGGCGCCGACATTCCATTTCTCGCCGTCGTGGGCAACCACGAATCCAAGCGGGACGCCCAGTGGCTCGACCTCTTCGAGTCGCTGGGGCTGGCGACCCGGCTCGGCGACGAGCCCGTGACGGTCGGGGACGTCGCCGTCTACGGGCTGGACTTCGTGGCCCGCGCCGAGCGCGAGGACCTCGACTACGACTTTTCGTCCCACGGCTGCGACTACGCCGCCCTGGTCTCCCACGGCCTCTTCCAGCCCTTCGAGCACGGCGACTGGGACATCCGGGAGGTGCTCGCCGGCTCGCCGGTCAGGTTCGACGCCGCACTGCTCGGTGACGACCACACGCCCCAGACCAGACGCATCGAGGACCCACACGACGCGTGGCTGACCTACTGTGGGTCGACCGAGCGCGCGAGCGCGGACGAGCGGGAGAACCGCGGCTACAACCTCGTCGTCTTCGAGGACGACCCCCCGGACTCCCCTGCCGACGGGGTCGACATCCGCCGGCGGGCACTCGACACCCGCGACTTCGTCTTCGTCGACGTCGAACTCGGGCCCGGCGAGGGGGTCGAGCGGGTCCGCGAGCGGGTCACCCAGGAGGAGCTGACCGACGCGGTGGTCGTGGTCTCGATAGCGGGGGAGGGAGAGCCGGTCACGCCCGCGACTGTCGAGGAGGCCGCAGCCGAGGCCGGCGCGCTCACGACACGGGTGACCGACCACCGGGAGCTCGCCGACGAGCGCGACGTCGAGGTGAGTTTCGCCGACCCCGACGAGGCGGTCCGCGAGCGCGTCCGGGAACTCGGGCTGAGCCCGGCCGCCCGCGAGGTCGACGAGACCGTCCGGGCGAGCAAGGTCGCCGACTCCAACGTCGCAAGCGAGGTCGAGCGCCGCGTTCGCGAGCTGGTCGAGGACGACGAGACCGGCGCCTTCCGGCCCGCCGAGGGCGGGGAAGCGGAGGATGCCGAAGACGCGCAAGGGGAGAACTCGGCGGGGAGTGAGGGAGCCGAGGCCGACGCCGAGGTCGTGGATCCGGGACGCGCGGAGGCGGAGCCCGGAGAGGAAGGGACTGACAGCCAGGTCACCATGGAGGACTACCTGTGAGGTTCGACCGGGTCCGCCTGGAGGGGTTCAAGTGCTTCGAGGAGGCCGACCTCCGGCTCGAGGCGGGGGTGACGGTCATCCACGGTCTGAATGGCAGCGGCAAGTCCTCGCTGCTTGAGGCCTGTTTCTTCGCGCTCTACGGCGCGAAGGCGCTGGAGCGGACCCTCGACGAGGTCGTCACTATCGGCGCCGAGGAGACGACCGTCGAGCTGTGGTTCACCCACGCCGGCGGGAGCTACCACGTCAAGCGGCGGGTCCGGGTGCGTGACGAGCGGGCCACGACCGTCGAGTGCGTCCTGGAGGGGCCCGACGCCACCTACGAGGGTGCCCGGGACGTCCGCGCCCGGGTGACCGAACTACTCCGGATGGACCAGGACGCGTTCGTCAACTGCGCGTACGTCCGGCAGGGCGAGGTGAACAAGCTGATCAACGCCTCGCCGGGCGAGCGCCAGGACATGCTCGACGACCTGCTCCAGCTCGGCAAGCTCGAGGAGTACCGCGAGCGCGCCAGCGAGGCCCGCCTGGGGGTCAAACACGTCCGCGACGACAAGCAGGGCGCGCTCTCGCAGGTCGAGTCCCAGCTCGAGGCCAAAGACGAGGAGAAGCTCCACGCCCGCCTGAACGGGCTCAGGGAGGAGCGTTCGGAAGTCGACGAGGAGGTCGACCGCTTCGAGACCAACCGCGAGCAGGCCAAGGAGACTCTCGCCGACGCAGAGAGCGTGCTCGAGGAGTACCGCGAGCGCCAGGCGGAACTGGCCGAGGTCGAGGAGGACGTCGAGGCCCTCCAGGAGCGCATCGAGGCCACCGAGCGGGAGCGCGAAGAGCTGGCCGAGGCGATAGAGAGCACTCGCGAGCGGCTGGCCGAGGCCCGGGAGACCCGCGACGAGCTCCTCGCCGACAGCGACCTCGAGGCGGTCGAGCCCGAGCAAATCCGCGAGCGGGTCGCGGAGCTTGAGGACGAGGCCGAGGCCATTACCGAACGTATCACGGAGCTGAGCGCGGAGAAGCGCCAGCACGACACCGAGGCCGAGAGCCTCGAGGAACGGGCCGAGGAGCTGGAAGACGAGGCCGAACAGCGCCGGGAGGAGGCCGGCGACCTGGAGGCGGAGGTCGAAGAGGGCGAGGACCTCCTCGCGGAGAAGCGGTCGGAACTCGAGGATCTGGAGGCGGAGGCACAGTCCCACCGCGAGGCCTTCGAGGACGCGCCGGTCGACCCCGGCGGTGCTGCGGAGTTCCGCGAGTCCGTCGCAGAGGAGCTCTCGGACGTCCGCGAGGAGCGTGCGGCGGCAGAGGAGACGCTCGCGAACGCCGAGGAGCGGCTCGCGGAGGCCGAGCGGCTCCGCGAGGCCGGGAAGTGTCCGGAGTGTGGTCAGCCGGTCGAGGGCTCGCCCCACGTCGAGGCCATCGACGAGCGCCGCGAGCGGGTGGCGGAGCTCGAGGGGAAGGT
It encodes:
- a CDS encoding class I fructose-bisphosphate aldolase; translated protein: MRPFDDTPLARDGKVLILAYDHGLEHGPVDFEEVPESANPERVFEVATHDAVTTLAVQKGVAEAYYPSYEDDVDLLAKLNGTSNLWMGEPDSAVNCSVEYAAEELGADAVGFTLYGGSNNEIEMAEEFREAQETAREYDLPVVMWSYPRGQGLKNDKKPDTIAYAARQAHELGADVAKVKYPGSREAMEQAVRMAGRTKVVMSGGSKTSDRDFLESVKAVIDAGGAGLAVGRNVFQRENPTRILDALEKVIYEESSVDTALAAAGE
- a CDS encoding TrmB family transcriptional regulator; this translates as MDDEDAIEGLTRLGLTTYEARVFVALQRLGSGTASDVADISEVPRSQVYGAAEGLEERGLVETRQSTPTVYRPAEPDVARTRLLDQLAETGAEAFDYLEGVKGSAGDGEHSEDIWLVHGTEAVVSRAAELVGEADERVVYGVDDPGMLDAPVVDALREAAERGLTAVVASADGAVRGAVEQPVVTHAVPEDQDPDLPVGRVLLVDDDTILLSVFSTAAGGNGIEEMAFWSEGSTFATVLVELTGGQLAGPFDAGPDPRD
- a CDS encoding SRPBCC family protein, with product MPTYERSVRVEAPFAEVWDFHSTEEGLVALTPGWMNIRIDAVRGPDGDPDPDVLEAGSVVESSVRPFGVGPRQAWVSDIVAREHEGGSAYFRDVMSDGPFREWTHTHMFYADDGATVVRDRVEYALPFGALGDAVGPLARVGLEPMFRYRHRRTRELLEG
- a CDS encoding universal stress protein, with the protein product MYDDVLVPTDGSEGTAETLRHAVELAGNHDATLHALAVVDERKARSLPEERRDEAMETMHRRAERAVDEVAMRAEEGDVPVRTAVREGAPAERVLDYAEDVDVIVIGTHGRSDHERYVRLGSVAQRVVENARVPVFVVHIDGDTS
- the nth gene encoding endonuclease III; amino-acid sequence: MGTPHDDPAAQAAAVTERLHEEYPDTTISLEFSTRLELLVAVILSAQCTDERVNSVTDDLFEKYPSVEDYAAADQEELAEDLNSVTYYNNKAEYIRSACRQILEEHDGEVPDTMAELTDLKGVGRKTANVVLQHGHDVVEGVVVDTHVQRLTRRLGVTEEERPGAIEQELMDLLPEAEWQEFTHLCISHGRAVCTARNPDCEDCVLEDICPSSKLDGEVDLASGEAWA
- a CDS encoding phosphotransferase, which gives rise to MFRRLLRGSVSEPTLSRLGTAVAERNGEPLESVRPLEADNWLSTPCVVNDRYFLKVITGQNSLVHALLTVGRNLGAFSSGRAGFFDHVATPLEMAERELAATREMRALGVNAPEPLEAFEFEGHGVLVLEYLPAFRTLDSLSEPEAAAFVPDLFAALAALHDNGLAHGDLRAENVLVAAGDLYFIDATTVSADAVADARAYDLACALAALEPLVGARAAVGAAADAYDADALRAAVRFLPFVAVRPDHDFDAIALRGELDKELG
- a CDS encoding Glu/Leu/Phe/Val family dehydrogenase, with product MSEEVNPFESMQEQIDDAAVHLDIDPGVLERLKNPERVLETTLSVEMDDGAIETFRAYRSQFNGDRGPYKGGIRYHPGVNRDEVKALSGWMVYKCAAVDIPFGGGKGGIALDPSGYSADELERVTRAYTEELRPLIGEDRDIPAPDVNTGQREMNWVKDTYESLENTTEPGVVTGKAVESGGSEGRVEATGRSVAIVSREAFDYRGGDVADATVAVQGYGNAGWVAADLLEDMGATVVAVSDSSGAIHDPDGLDPVAVKDHKRDTGSVAGFEGAGAWTNRDLLTADVDLLVPAALENAIDADIAADVSADIIVEAANGPLTPDADDILEERDVLVVPDILANAGGVTVSYFEWVQNRQRFQWTEQRVNDELERVVTEAFDELVDTFEERELGTFREAMYVVALQRVRRAAEQSGVWP
- a CDS encoding class 1 fructose-bisphosphatase is translated as MGGNGDGDDRTADAAGTDDTVEAVVDVVADTAADVRGALAERRSYEAAENPSGDRQLAADVYADRLLEERLLGVEGVAGYASEEREGVVTADGDGGGSGGVYVACDPLDGSSNLRSNNGMGTIVGVYDDSLPAGGDALLAAGYVLYGPITTMVWTGGETVTEYLLEDGDREVLTEDVTLPAEPTVYGFGGRAPDWPADFAAFVEAVEADRLKLRYGGAMVADVNQVLTYGGLFGYPMLTDAPEGKLRLQFEGHPMAAVLEAAGGASSDGGESLLAKTPAELHERSPVFVGSEGLVGRLEAALS